The following proteins come from a genomic window of Bifidobacteriaceae bacterium:
- a CDS encoding sterol carrier family protein gives MPARRRVPTAAGLSALGTWAAEGPQTDRAALAAAVRFTLEELAALAPGNSVEVRVPPYAAVQCLAGPRHTRGTPPNVVETSAEVWLELAVGRLTWSDAVRSGRVQASGLRADLSGVLPLPLPGERPPEPAGEEAS, from the coding sequence ATGCCCGCCCGCCGCCGCGTCCCAACCGCCGCCGGCTTGAGCGCTCTTGGGACCTGGGCCGCCGAGGGGCCCCAGACTGACCGCGCCGCCTTGGCCGCGGCCGTCCGCTTCACGCTGGAGGAATTGGCGGCGCTCGCTCCGGGCAACTCGGTCGAGGTCCGGGTCCCGCCGTACGCCGCCGTCCAGTGCCTCGCGGGGCCCCGGCACACCCGCGGCACGCCCCCCAACGTGGTTGAGACGTCCGCCGAGGTCTGGCTCGAACTGGCAGTCGGTCGCCTGACCTGGTCCGATGCCGTTCGCTCCGGCCGCGTTCAGGCCTCGGGTTTGCGCGCCGACCTTTCCGGCGTCTTGCCGCTGCCCCTTCCGGGCGAACGCCCGCCCGAACCGGCCGGCGAAGAGGCCAGTTGA
- a CDS encoding DUF6177 family protein, whose amino-acid sequence MSSQEPLRASPEPASRAPTPVEHALAAWLADHQGGGAVITEAPPGTLWYTAAHMAFLRCASARGRRPVILSGEFTELSEPMRQAIRFHRGGWAVMGRAGGLRNGLTGRRMGAVAEAANPARPANLDEVDMAHLRPARTDHAQLMIYATSRHLASTAPLPGELVELLMAALGAASGGADATPWAFGRTEPALRPWDAADLARLRRRDEEAGIDLTAFAVAGSAQVPAAMTLVLQRRAEFVHEHVSGLVSLGRLGGPGLGRKLAAADQVMEALSSAADITFALIMARAGNQALTTPPVLASAPVPLSILLGDGLISGLRIDAGRALARFQAAPALGGRGLMVPLDAAASGRPHLAELFQAVGLDRANPQMGISPQQLQTLHYAASY is encoded by the coding sequence ATGTCCAGCCAGGAGCCCCTTCGGGCTTCGCCCGAACCCGCCTCGCGCGCCCCCACCCCAGTGGAACACGCCCTGGCCGCCTGGTTGGCCGATCACCAAGGCGGCGGCGCCGTAATCACCGAAGCCCCGCCGGGCACCCTCTGGTACACCGCCGCCCACATGGCCTTCCTGCGGTGCGCCAGCGCCCGCGGGCGCCGTCCCGTCATCCTGTCCGGAGAGTTCACCGAGTTGTCCGAGCCGATGCGGCAGGCCATCCGCTTCCACCGGGGCGGCTGGGCGGTGATGGGCCGCGCGGGCGGGCTGCGCAATGGGCTGACCGGGCGCCGGATGGGCGCTGTGGCTGAGGCGGCGAACCCGGCCCGCCCCGCCAACCTAGACGAGGTCGACATGGCCCACCTGCGCCCCGCCCGGACGGATCACGCCCAGTTGATGATCTACGCCACTTCCCGCCACTTGGCCTCCACCGCGCCTCTGCCCGGCGAACTGGTCGAGTTGTTGATGGCCGCGCTGGGGGCCGCCTCCGGCGGCGCCGACGCGACGCCGTGGGCCTTTGGGCGGACCGAACCGGCTTTGCGGCCGTGGGACGCGGCCGACCTGGCCCGGTTGCGCCGACGCGACGAAGAGGCCGGGATTGACCTCACCGCCTTCGCGGTGGCGGGCTCGGCGCAAGTGCCCGCCGCCATGACCCTTGTCCTCCAGCGCCGCGCCGAATTTGTCCACGAACACGTCAGCGGCCTGGTCAGTTTGGGCCGGTTGGGCGGACCGGGCCTGGGGCGCAAGCTGGCCGCCGCCGACCAAGTCATGGAGGCCCTGTCGAGCGCCGCGGACATCACTTTCGCGCTGATTATGGCCCGCGCCGGCAATCAGGCGCTGACCACCCCGCCGGTATTGGCGAGCGCGCCCGTGCCGCTGTCCATCCTGCTGGGCGACGGGTTGATCTCCGGCCTGCGGATTGACGCCGGGCGCGCCCTGGCCAGGTTCCAGGCCGCGCCCGCGCTGGGCGGTCGCGGCCTGATGGTGCCGCTCGACGCTGCAGCCAGCGGCCGCCCGCACCTGGCCGAGTTGTTCCAGGCCGTGGGCCTGGACAGGGCGAACCCCCAAATGGGCATTTCACCCCAACAACTGCAAACCCTGCACTACGCGGCCAGCTACTGA
- a CDS encoding DUF4235 domain-containing protein: MRLTQRLATSLAAVAAGFIASHLVKAVWRGVSGQDAPEDPDDLAVSTIQVTVFAAVVAAATAIAQTLATRKALNAFGHRDG; the protein is encoded by the coding sequence ATGAGGTTAACCCAGCGCCTGGCGACAAGCCTTGCGGCGGTCGCGGCCGGATTCATTGCGAGCCACCTGGTCAAGGCGGTCTGGCGCGGAGTCAGCGGTCAGGACGCGCCCGAAGACCCGGACGATTTGGCGGTGTCCACCATCCAGGTGACGGTCTTCGCCGCAGTCGTGGCGGCGGCCACCGCGATCGCGCAAACTCTGGCCACCCGCAAGGCCCTGAACGCCTTCGGCCACCGCGACGGCTGA
- a CDS encoding thiamine ABC transporter substrate-binding protein, whose protein sequence is MPAQEVGILHRPDRLAGALLSYYGGMMHHLKNGPARAWSPRPLAGALALATAALALAACGTDKPSGTDSPGAGSLDADAAVKTVTLVTHGSFNVSEDVLAQFTEQTGLEVEILPADDAGAMVNQLILTKDAPLGDVVFGIDNTFASRAIAEGVLEEYVSPAAGPEQDNYAADLQGQLTAVDFSDVCLNADIRAVPDGAALTFDDLLKPEFKDQLVMENPATSSPGLAFLLATIAAKGEDGYLDYWRQLRDNGLKVVSGWNEAYYDEFSGPSSSGQRPLAVSYASSPPSEIPEGAAEPATAAALNTCFRQVEYAGVLKGAANPEGARQVVDFFLSPAFQADLPGQMWVYPVKADTPLPEDWAKWAPLAAQPWSVPAEDIAEGRERWLADFTDQILG, encoded by the coding sequence ATGCCGGCGCAGGAAGTCGGGATTCTCCACCGGCCAGACCGTCTGGCCGGCGCCCTCCTTAGCTACTACGGAGGCATGATGCATCACCTCAAGAACGGGCCCGCCCGCGCTTGGTCCCCCAGACCGCTGGCCGGCGCCTTGGCGCTCGCCACGGCCGCCCTGGCGCTAGCCGCCTGCGGCACCGACAAGCCGAGCGGGACGGATTCACCCGGCGCCGGCAGTCTGGACGCCGACGCGGCGGTGAAAACCGTCACCCTGGTCACCCACGGGAGCTTCAACGTTTCCGAAGACGTGCTGGCGCAGTTCACCGAGCAGACGGGCCTGGAAGTGGAGATCCTGCCCGCCGATGACGCGGGCGCCATGGTCAACCAATTGATCCTGACCAAGGACGCGCCCCTGGGGGACGTGGTCTTCGGGATTGACAACACGTTCGCCTCGCGCGCGATCGCCGAAGGCGTGCTGGAGGAGTACGTCTCCCCGGCCGCCGGCCCGGAGCAGGACAACTACGCCGCTGACCTGCAAGGCCAGCTCACGGCGGTGGACTTCTCCGATGTGTGCCTGAACGCCGACATCCGGGCCGTGCCGGACGGGGCCGCCCTGACCTTCGACGACCTGCTCAAGCCGGAGTTCAAGGATCAACTCGTGATGGAGAACCCTGCCACATCCTCGCCCGGGCTGGCCTTCCTGCTGGCCACCATCGCGGCCAAGGGCGAGGACGGCTACCTGGACTACTGGCGCCAGTTGCGGGACAACGGCCTGAAGGTGGTCTCCGGCTGGAACGAGGCCTACTACGACGAGTTCTCCGGGCCGTCCTCCTCAGGCCAGCGGCCTTTGGCGGTGTCCTACGCCTCTTCGCCGCCTTCCGAGATCCCCGAAGGGGCGGCCGAGCCCGCCACCGCCGCCGCCCTGAACACCTGCTTCCGCCAGGTCGAATACGCCGGGGTCCTGAAGGGCGCCGCGAACCCGGAGGGCGCCCGGCAGGTGGTGGACTTCTTCCTCAGCCCGGCTTTCCAGGCGGACCTGCCCGGCCAGATGTGGGTTTACCCCGTCAAGGCCGACACGCCTTTGCCCGAGGACTGGGCCAAGTGGGCGCCGCTGGCCGCCCAGCCGTGGTCCGTCCCGGCCGAGGACATCGCCGAAGGCCGCGAGCGGTGGCTCGCCGATTTCACAGACCAGATCCTCGGCTAG
- a CDS encoding iron ABC transporter permease: MISRPATADHPAQDASAAPGARSASASGAADRTAPASDAVAPGPAPQARSAQPETWQPWARRAGLALLGAVSAAFLAVFFVWPAATLVVRGFTASGAWDWSGFAELLGKPRTWRLIGRTVGQAAAATAVCAVAAVPIASLLYRRSFRGRGVLRALLTVPFALPSVVVGLAFRALLGQGGPLGFLGIGDGFAAVLLALVFFNVGLMARIVGTFWAGLDPRPEMAARVLGAGPWRALATVTLPALTPALAAGGSLVFLFCATAFAPVLILGGSTYATVETEIYLQTAQLLNLRAAAVLSIVQMAVVAVALWFGAAARRRRERALKLTGAAGARVARTPQGRTGAGAGGRPDGIGGRGRRRRGGRAAGLEPAPRWAVDWPSWLALGLAAGLIGLPLANLVYRSLRTSGGFGFGNYWALGAARDGLPYSLAQAAGRSVVIALVAGMMALALGLAVAVVLSRRPRARWARRAQELFDSALMAPLGVSAVTVGFGFLITLNRAPLNLRTSFWLIPLAQALVALPLVVRTVLPALRAVDPRLRQAAAVLGAPPWRVFAGVDAALARRAAAVAAAYAFAVSVGEFGATSFLARPDTTTLPVAIYKLLGRPGADNLGLALAGAVVLALITALAMVLAETRWRPWRPRGKEARQ, from the coding sequence ATGATCAGCCGCCCGGCGACCGCCGACCACCCGGCCCAGGACGCAAGCGCCGCGCCCGGGGCACGGTCCGCCTCCGCCAGTGGGGCGGCTGACCGGACCGCCCCGGCGTCCGATGCCGTCGCGCCAGGCCCAGCGCCCCAGGCCCGGTCCGCCCAGCCGGAGACTTGGCAGCCGTGGGCGCGGCGGGCGGGGCTGGCGCTGCTCGGCGCCGTGTCGGCGGCGTTCCTGGCCGTGTTCTTCGTCTGGCCCGCCGCCACGCTGGTCGTCCGGGGGTTTACCGCCTCCGGGGCCTGGGACTGGAGCGGCTTCGCCGAGTTGCTTGGGAAACCCCGTACTTGGCGGTTGATTGGGCGCACGGTTGGCCAGGCGGCGGCCGCGACGGCAGTCTGCGCGGTCGCGGCCGTGCCGATCGCGTCGCTGCTGTACCGGCGGTCGTTTCGCGGGCGGGGGGTCCTGCGCGCGCTGTTGACGGTTCCATTCGCCTTGCCGTCCGTGGTGGTCGGCCTGGCCTTCCGCGCCCTGTTGGGCCAAGGGGGGCCGCTCGGTTTCCTGGGGATTGGCGACGGCTTTGCGGCGGTGTTGCTGGCCCTGGTGTTTTTCAACGTGGGGCTGATGGCCCGGATCGTGGGGACCTTTTGGGCGGGGCTCGACCCCCGTCCGGAAATGGCCGCGCGGGTGCTTGGCGCGGGTCCGTGGCGGGCTCTCGCCACCGTGACGCTGCCCGCGCTCACGCCCGCGCTGGCGGCGGGCGGCTCGTTGGTGTTCCTGTTCTGCGCGACGGCGTTCGCGCCCGTGCTGATCCTGGGTGGCTCCACCTACGCCACCGTCGAAACCGAGATCTACTTGCAGACCGCCCAGTTGCTCAATCTGCGCGCCGCCGCCGTGCTGTCCATTGTCCAGATGGCGGTGGTGGCGGTCGCGCTGTGGTTCGGCGCGGCGGCGCGGCGGCGGCGTGAACGGGCGCTCAAGCTGACGGGCGCCGCCGGCGCGCGCGTCGCCCGTACGCCGCAGGGCCGGACCGGAGCGGGGGCTGGGGGGCGGCCGGACGGCATCGGCGGGCGGGGGCGACGGCGGCGCGGCGGACGCGCGGCGGGGCTGGAACCCGCCCCGCGCTGGGCGGTGGACTGGCCGTCATGGCTGGCTTTGGGGCTGGCGGCGGGCCTGATCGGGTTGCCGCTGGCGAATCTGGTCTACCGGTCGCTGCGCACCAGCGGCGGGTTCGGCTTTGGCAACTATTGGGCGCTGGGCGCCGCGCGGGACGGGCTGCCGTATTCGCTGGCGCAGGCGGCCGGGCGCTCGGTGGTGATCGCCTTGGTGGCGGGGATGATGGCGTTGGCGTTGGGGCTGGCCGTGGCGGTGGTGCTGTCGCGGCGGCCCAGGGCGCGGTGGGCGCGGCGGGCGCAGGAGCTGTTCGACTCGGCGCTGATGGCGCCGCTCGGGGTTTCGGCGGTGACCGTGGGCTTCGGCTTCCTGATCACGTTGAACCGCGCGCCGCTGAATCTGCGGACCTCGTTTTGGCTGATCCCGCTGGCGCAGGCGCTGGTGGCGCTGCCGCTGGTGGTGCGAACCGTCCTGCCCGCCCTCAGAGCGGTCGACCCGCGCCTGCGGCAGGCGGCCGCGGTGCTGGGAGCGCCACCGTGGCGGGTCTTCGCCGGGGTGGACGCGGCCCTGGCCCGGCGGGCGGCGGCGGTCGCGGCGGCCTACGCGTTCGCGGTCTCCGTGGGCGAGTTCGGGGCCACGTCCTTCCTGGCCCGGCCGGACACGACCACTTTGCCGGTGGCCATCTACAAGCTGCTGGGCCGGCCGGGGGCGGACAACCTGGGCTTGGCGCTGGCGGGGGCGGTGGTGCTGGCCCTGATCACAGCGTTGGCGATGGTGTTGGCGGAAACCCGATGGCGGCCGTGGCGGCCGCGCGGGAAGGAGGCGCGCCAATGA
- a CDS encoding ABC transporter ATP-binding protein, with product MNRRQAPADRVNAPGPLEAVAPTAAAGLAAEAVTVRYGDAAAVAGVDLRVGPGEVVALLGPSGCGKSTLLRAIAGLEPLAGGRILWDGQDLAGVPVHKRAFGLMFQDGQLFPHLSVGANVAYGLKMAGVGRSERAARAAHWLELVGLGGFEHRDVATLSGGQAQRVALARALAPGPRLMLLDEPLSALDASFREELGDAVRSILGSAGTPALWVTHDPAEAAAADRVLNMSEGRLRG from the coding sequence ATGAATCGGCGTCAGGCCCCGGCGGACCGGGTGAATGCCCCAGGCCCACTGGAGGCGGTCGCGCCCACGGCGGCTGCGGGGCTCGCAGCGGAGGCGGTGACCGTTCGCTATGGCGATGCCGCCGCCGTGGCGGGAGTTGACCTGCGCGTGGGGCCGGGCGAGGTGGTGGCCCTGCTAGGGCCCTCCGGCTGCGGGAAATCGACCCTGTTGCGGGCGATCGCCGGCCTGGAACCGCTGGCCGGGGGCCGGATCCTATGGGACGGCCAGGACCTCGCGGGAGTCCCCGTCCACAAGCGGGCCTTCGGCTTGATGTTCCAGGACGGCCAGTTGTTCCCGCACCTGAGCGTGGGCGCCAACGTGGCCTACGGGCTGAAGATGGCGGGCGTGGGCCGTTCAGAGCGGGCGGCGCGGGCCGCGCACTGGCTCGAGTTGGTCGGACTGGGCGGGTTTGAACACCGCGACGTGGCGACGTTGTCCGGCGGGCAAGCCCAACGGGTCGCTTTGGCGCGGGCGCTGGCGCCAGGCCCGCGCCTGATGCTGCTGGACGAGCCCCTGTCCGCCTTGGACGCCTCCTTCCGCGAGGAACTCGGGGACGCGGTCCGCTCAATTCTGGGCTCGGCCGGCACTCCCGCCCTGTGGGTCACCCACGACCCGGCGGAGGCGGCCGCCGCCGACCGCGTCCTCAACATGTCGGAAGGCCGCCTCAGGGGCTAA
- the nagB gene encoding glucosamine-6-phosphate deaminase produces MEVVILESGGQIAVLAADAVERLLAAKPAAVLGLATGSSPLALYDELARRYEAGRVSFARAKAFMLDEYVGLPPDHPERYRNVIQREIAGRVDFAPGAVMGPDGNAADVMAACRAYEQAIREAGGVDLQILGVGSDGHIAFNEPGSSLASRTRIKTLTRQTVADNARFFGGDESLVPRHVVTQGLATIMEARHLVLMALGRGKAEAVHQMVEGAVSALWPASIIQFHPHATILLDRAAASRLQLSSYYEHVYKGKPAWQSL; encoded by the coding sequence ATGGAGGTTGTGATCCTGGAATCCGGCGGGCAGATCGCCGTTTTGGCCGCAGATGCCGTCGAGCGGCTTTTGGCCGCCAAGCCCGCCGCCGTCTTGGGTTTGGCAACGGGCTCTTCGCCGCTGGCCCTTTACGACGAGTTGGCGCGCCGCTACGAGGCGGGGCGGGTGTCGTTCGCGCGGGCAAAGGCGTTCATGCTGGACGAATACGTGGGCTTGCCGCCGGACCATCCGGAACGCTACCGGAACGTGATCCAGCGGGAGATCGCCGGGCGGGTCGACTTCGCCCCCGGCGCCGTGATGGGACCGGACGGCAACGCCGCGGACGTGATGGCCGCCTGCCGGGCGTATGAGCAGGCGATCCGCGAGGCCGGGGGAGTGGACCTGCAGATCCTGGGGGTGGGTTCGGACGGGCACATCGCGTTCAACGAGCCCGGCTCCTCCCTGGCCTCCCGGACGCGCATCAAGACCCTGACCCGGCAGACGGTGGCGGACAACGCCCGCTTCTTCGGCGGCGATGAGTCGCTGGTCCCCCGTCACGTGGTCACGCAGGGCTTGGCGACCATCATGGAGGCCAGGCACTTGGTGCTGATGGCGTTGGGGCGCGGCAAGGCGGAGGCGGTCCACCAGATGGTGGAGGGCGCCGTCTCGGCCCTGTGGCCCGCGTCGATCATCCAGTTCCATCCCCACGCGACAATCCTTCTGGACCGCGCCGCGGCGTCCCGTCTGCAGCTGTCCTCCTATTACGAGCACGTCTACAAGGGCAAACCCGCCTGGCAGTCGCTTTAG
- a CDS encoding DUF3151 family protein, with protein sequence MRESAAALTLRSHPDQAARAEYQAGADLKSVAAAWLESGWAWGALGAAALGDGDPVAAYSHAFLGQALAFRALREAGWADGQPVDAAALLSAMVTAQAAEALGEDGQAARAKAFVAELGHDVHDAELLAALTR encoded by the coding sequence ATGCGTGAGTCCGCCGCCGCTTTGACCCTGCGGTCGCATCCCGATCAGGCCGCCCGCGCCGAGTATCAAGCCGGGGCGGACCTGAAGTCTGTCGCTGCGGCCTGGCTGGAATCCGGCTGGGCGTGGGGGGCGCTGGGCGCGGCGGCCCTCGGGGATGGCGACCCCGTGGCGGCCTACTCGCACGCCTTCCTGGGCCAGGCGCTCGCGTTCCGGGCGCTGCGGGAAGCGGGCTGGGCCGACGGGCAACCGGTCGACGCGGCGGCGCTGCTGTCAGCCATGGTCACGGCCCAGGCCGCGGAGGCGCTGGGCGAAGACGGCCAGGCCGCGAGGGCCAAGGCGTTCGTGGCCGAACTCGGCCACGACGTCCACGACGCGGAGCTTCTGGCAGCGCTGACCCGCTGA
- the fbaA gene encoding class II fructose-bisphosphate aldolase: MPVATPEIYAAMLDRAKQNRFAYPAVNVTSSQTATAAIQGFAQAESDGIVQVSVGGAEYLSGSTIKDRVAGSLALAAYVREVAGNYGVTIALHTDHCSKPNLDSWVRPLLAIEAEQVAKGGLPTFQSHMWDGSAVPLDENLEIAKDLLALSQKAHTILEIEIGVVGGEEDGVSAEINEKLYTTVEDATKTVEALGLGENGRYLTALTFGNVHGVYKPGAVKLRPEILNEIQAAVGGAFGRERPFDLVFHGGSGSSEQEIADAVSFGVIKMNIDTDTQYAFTRPVVGHMFTNYDGVLKIDGEVGNKKAYDPRAWGKAGEAGMAARVAEAARQLGSAGQKGSY, from the coding sequence ATGCCTGTTGCAACACCAGAGATCTACGCCGCGATGCTGGACCGCGCGAAGCAGAACCGCTTCGCCTACCCGGCGGTCAATGTGACTAGCTCCCAAACCGCCACGGCCGCGATCCAAGGCTTCGCTCAGGCCGAGTCGGACGGAATTGTGCAAGTGTCCGTGGGCGGCGCGGAATACCTGTCCGGCTCCACCATCAAGGACCGCGTGGCGGGCTCGCTGGCCCTGGCCGCATACGTCCGCGAGGTGGCGGGGAACTACGGCGTGACCATCGCGCTGCACACCGACCACTGCTCCAAGCCGAACCTCGACTCCTGGGTCCGCCCGCTGCTCGCCATCGAGGCCGAGCAGGTGGCGAAGGGCGGGCTCCCGACCTTCCAGTCGCACATGTGGGACGGCTCGGCCGTCCCGTTGGATGAGAACCTGGAGATCGCGAAGGACCTGCTGGCCCTGTCGCAAAAGGCGCACACCATCCTGGAGATCGAGATCGGCGTTGTGGGCGGCGAAGAGGACGGCGTTTCCGCGGAGATCAACGAGAAGCTCTACACCACGGTCGAGGACGCCACCAAGACGGTGGAGGCGCTGGGCTTGGGCGAGAACGGCCGCTACCTGACCGCTTTGACCTTCGGCAACGTCCACGGCGTCTACAAGCCCGGCGCGGTCAAGCTGCGCCCGGAGATCCTGAACGAGATCCAGGCGGCGGTGGGCGGCGCCTTCGGCCGCGAGCGCCCCTTCGACCTGGTCTTCCACGGCGGCTCCGGCTCCTCCGAACAGGAGATCGCGGACGCGGTCAGCTTCGGCGTCATCAAGATGAACATCGACACGGACACCCAGTACGCCTTCACCCGCCCGGTGGTCGGCCACATGTTCACCAACTACGACGGCGTGCTCAAGATTGACGGCGAGGTCGGCAACAAGAAGGCCTACGACCCGCGCGCCTGGGGCAAGGCCGGGGAGGCCGGCATGGCCGCCCGCGTGGCTGAGGCCGCCCGGCAGCTCGGCTCCGCCGGCCAAAAGGGCAGCTACTAG
- a CDS encoding NAD-dependent succinate-semialdehyde dehydrogenase, with translation MTQQEQTTDQTQEIEELKGRALGLAPAALLVGGEWRGTASGGEILVENPATGQVIAAIPAAGQEEGVAALDAAAGAAKAWAATAPRQRGEVLRKAFDLITLREREFAALITLEMGKPLADALGEVRYGAEFFRWYAEEAVRLYGRTATSPEGHLDILTVPRPVGPCLFITPWNFPLAMATRKIGPALAAGCTCVVKPASLTPLSTLAVAKVLEEAGVPQGVVNVVPARGAGATAAILADNRLRKLSFTGSTPVGQRLLADAAPGVLRTSMELGGCAPFIVFADADLDVAVDAAVAAKTRSNGEACNAANTFYAHASVADQFAERLAERFAAIRVGDGLLPGVGLGPLVSKDQRLTVAGLVDAAVGGAARPLTGGEVPEGAGYFYPPTVLAGVGEGASILTTEIFGPVAPVTSFETVEEVLARANSVDVGLAGYVYTRDMALVQRCARDLEVGMLAVNTGPISNAAAPFGGIKHSGLGREGGPEGIQEYVDTLYVGLPR, from the coding sequence GGGGGGGAATGGCGGGGCACGGCATCGGGCGGGGAAATCCTGGTGGAAAACCCGGCGACCGGCCAGGTGATCGCGGCCATTCCGGCGGCGGGCCAAGAGGAGGGCGTGGCGGCGCTCGACGCGGCGGCGGGCGCGGCCAAAGCGTGGGCGGCGACGGCCCCCAGACAGCGCGGCGAAGTGCTCCGAAAGGCGTTTGACCTGATCACGCTGCGGGAACGCGAATTCGCCGCCCTGATCACGCTGGAAATGGGCAAGCCACTGGCGGACGCGCTGGGGGAGGTCCGCTACGGCGCCGAATTCTTCCGCTGGTACGCGGAGGAGGCGGTGCGGCTCTACGGCCGGACGGCGACCTCGCCGGAGGGCCACCTCGACATCTTGACAGTGCCCAGGCCGGTCGGGCCGTGCCTGTTCATCACGCCGTGGAACTTCCCGTTGGCAATGGCGACCCGCAAGATCGGCCCCGCGCTCGCGGCGGGCTGCACCTGTGTGGTCAAGCCGGCCTCGCTGACCCCTTTGTCAACGTTGGCGGTCGCCAAGGTGCTGGAGGAGGCGGGCGTCCCCCAGGGCGTGGTCAATGTGGTCCCCGCGCGCGGAGCGGGCGCGACGGCCGCGATCCTGGCGGACAACCGGCTCCGCAAACTGTCTTTCACCGGGTCCACCCCGGTTGGCCAGCGCCTGTTGGCGGACGCGGCGCCCGGCGTGTTGCGCACCTCCATGGAGTTGGGCGGCTGCGCGCCCTTCATAGTCTTCGCGGACGCGGACTTGGATGTCGCGGTTGACGCGGCCGTGGCCGCGAAAACCCGTTCCAACGGCGAGGCCTGCAACGCCGCCAACACCTTCTACGCGCACGCGTCCGTCGCGGACCAGTTCGCGGAGCGCCTGGCGGAGCGGTTCGCCGCCATCCGGGTGGGCGACGGCTTGTTGCCGGGGGTCGGTTTGGGCCCGCTGGTCTCCAAGGACCAGCGTTTGACCGTCGCCGGTTTGGTGGACGCCGCCGTGGGCGGCGCCGCCCGGCCGCTGACTGGCGGCGAGGTCCCGGAGGGCGCGGGGTACTTTTACCCGCCCACGGTGCTGGCGGGCGTGGGGGAGGGCGCATCCATCTTGACCACCGAGATCTTCGGCCCGGTCGCCCCGGTGACGTCTTTCGAGACCGTCGAAGAGGTCCTGGCCAGGGCCAATTCGGTGGACGTGGGCCTGGCCGGGTACGTCTACACTCGCGACATGGCTTTGGTCCAGCGCTGCGCCCGTGACCTGGAGGTGGGCATGCTGGCGGTCAACACCGGCCCGATCTCAAACGCGGCCGCGCCTTTTGGCGGGATCAAGCATTCGGGTCTGGGCCGCGAAGGCGGCCCGGAGGGCATCCAGGAATACGTCGACACCCTCTACGTGGGCCTGCCCCGCTGA